AGGGGTAATCGTCGCTGGCATCGTGCGCCTGCGGGCCGTCGAGCACGATCAGCGCATCGCAGTCCTCGAGGCGTGGCGGCATCTCGCCCGCATAGAGATGGCTGGTATTGTGACTGTGGCCCATGCCGTCCAGCCAGTCGGCGAAGCGGGCAGGGCCGTAGTGGGCAGCGTGCTGGAGAAAGTAGATGTGCATGGTGAACCCGTGGTGAATACGCATGATAAACGCTTTCGGCCCCGCTCGATGGCCGGTAGCGACGGAGGCGGCCGATGACGCGCAGCGAGCGGCTCGAACAGATCTACACCATCGTCGCGCAGATCCCCGCCGGCCGGGTGACCACCTATGGCCGGGTGGCGAAGATGACCGATGGCGCCACCGCGCGCATGGTCGGCAGCGCGATGCGCCAGCTGCCCGCCGGTCACGGCTTGCCCTGGCATCGGGTGATCAACGCCTCGCGACGCGTTACCGAGCATGGCGGGGCGATCGACCAGCGCGAGAAGCTGCGCGCCGAGGGCGTCGCCTTCGATGCCAAGGGGCGGGTCAACGCCGAGTTGCTCTGGCCGTGACGGTCATCGTTCGACAAGCGACTTTCCAATAAGAGCCATTTCAGCAAGCGTCATTTCAGCAAGAAATAGGGCAGACGATTATGCAACAGACCTCACCAGGCGGTTTCAAGGCCCGCTTGCGCCAACTCGGCCGTCGGCAGCAGGCGGCGTTCATGGCAGCGCTGTGCGAACGGCTGACGCCCAACTACGGGCTCTATGCGCAGATGACCGGCCAGGGCGATCCGCATGGGCTGCGGGTGGTCCTCGACCTGGCCTGGGAGGCGCTGACGGTGCGCGATGCGCGCATCGATTTCGCCCGCCAGGCCGAGAAGCTCGCCGAACTCGAGCCGCCCGGGGACGACGACAGTTTCGGCGCGCGCCGTGCGGTGGAGGCGGTCGCCGCGTTGACGACGCTGCTCGATGCGCTGCAGGGCGAGCTGCCCGAGGCGCCACTTGAGGTTAGCCGACTCTCGACGAGCGGCGTGCAGGCGTATGTCGAGATGAGCGAGGGCGCGGAAGGCGATGATCCCGACCAGGCCATGGCGCGGCTGCGCAGCCATCCGCTGATGGATGACGAGCGCGACTTCCAGGAGACCGTGCTCGAGGCCGCCGAGGGCAAGCTCGATCGCGAGGCGCTCAAGGCGCTACGCCGGCTGGGGCGCAACGACGGCGTCAGCAATCTGGGCCTCAATGCTGATGAATAGACTTCATAGGCGATGAAATGTATCCCGAAAGAGCGGATTTATGTCGCGAACGCAGGAATAAATCAGCCTTTTCTACAGGCGCATCTCGATCCCATGCTCGGC
The genomic region above belongs to Halomonas zincidurans B6 and contains:
- a CDS encoding MGMT family protein; its protein translation is MTRSERLEQIYTIVAQIPAGRVTTYGRVAKMTDGATARMVGSAMRQLPAGHGLPWHRVINASRRVTEHGGAIDQREKLRAEGVAFDAKGRVNAELLWP
- a CDS encoding YjaG family protein yields the protein MQQTSPGGFKARLRQLGRRQQAAFMAALCERLTPNYGLYAQMTGQGDPHGLRVVLDLAWEALTVRDARIDFARQAEKLAELEPPGDDDSFGARRAVEAVAALTTLLDALQGELPEAPLEVSRLSTSGVQAYVEMSEGAEGDDPDQAMARLRSHPLMDDERDFQETVLEAAEGKLDREALKALRRLGRNDGVSNLGLNADE